The following are encoded in a window of Arthrobacter antioxidans genomic DNA:
- a CDS encoding thioesterase domain-containing protein, whose amino-acid sequence MQDDDGSALRQARDFRESSRRSFLIGSAAAAVVAADLVTTRVIQSQRDQTRILPLDDEDARARFPNDRWVLFPGYKTSWEEGLWILNSLRPALSRRAQMAVMGYSNRGLDINNVVATMNRYVDNFRLEKLYFYGHSFGGMVAVEVAARLRDRGIPVELILLDSSPSSRYDVLDQRMFDGVVLLYEAGVRVPISLRGTYELGERIVHKNERTWSQIVDQTLEQLSPLAPSSELIQTESSYIYHFDVSRFRLSLGDTKVVFAGNPNDGVVDYVTARAGWARSLPDNVVSVDHRTEGALPAHASPQWNPAIYQDVVSAVQREYVPVLRGGGWKRFF is encoded by the coding sequence GTGCAGGACGACGACGGCAGCGCGCTGCGGCAGGCGCGTGACTTCCGCGAGTCCTCGCGCCGTTCCTTCCTGATCGGCTCCGCCGCGGCCGCCGTGGTGGCGGCCGACCTCGTCACCACGCGCGTCATCCAGTCCCAGCGGGACCAGACGCGCATCCTCCCGCTCGACGACGAGGACGCCCGCGCGCGGTTCCCCAACGACCGCTGGGTGCTGTTCCCGGGCTACAAGACGAGCTGGGAGGAGGGGCTCTGGATCCTCAACTCGCTGCGCCCTGCCCTGTCCCGGCGGGCGCAGATGGCGGTGATGGGCTACTCCAACCGCGGCCTGGACATCAACAACGTCGTGGCCACCATGAACCGCTACGTGGACAACTTCCGGCTCGAGAAGCTCTACTTCTACGGCCACAGCTTCGGCGGCATGGTGGCGGTGGAGGTCGCGGCACGCCTGCGTGACCGCGGCATCCCGGTGGAGCTCATCCTCCTCGACTCCTCGCCGTCCAGCCGCTACGACGTCCTGGACCAGCGCATGTTCGACGGCGTGGTGCTCCTCTACGAGGCCGGCGTGCGCGTGCCGATCAGCCTGCGCGGCACGTACGAGCTCGGGGAGCGGATCGTCCACAAGAACGAGCGGACCTGGAGCCAGATCGTGGACCAGACGCTCGAGCAGCTCTCGCCGCTCGCACCCAGCAGCGAGCTCATCCAGACCGAGTCCTCGTACATCTACCACTTCGACGTCTCGCGGTTCCGGCTCTCCCTCGGCGACACGAAGGTGGTCTTCGCGGGCAACCCGAACGACGGCGTCGTCGACTACGTGACGGCCCGCGCCGGCTGGGCGCGCTCCCTGCCGGACAACGTGGTCTCGGTGGACCACCGGACGGAGGGCGCCCTGCCCGCGCACGCCAGCCCGCAGTGGAACCCGGCGATCTACCAGGACGTCGTCTCGGCCGTGCAGCGCGAGTACGTGCCGGTGCTGCGGGGCGGCGGCTGGAAGCGCTTCTTCTGA
- a CDS encoding ROK family protein yields MTSHGGPRPRTPIPPSGASEIFQVLRDGRPRTRAELAQITGLARSTVAARVDILMGLGLVSPLGGAASTGGRPPSLFALNPSARVVIGADLGATHAVVILTDLAGEELARERQDISIADGPDAVLGWLVSAIDRLLRSADRGAGDLAAIGIGLPGPVEHDSGRPINPPIMPGWDRFDVPGLVRASFDVPVLVDNDVNIMALGDQSSNWPDVGDLMFIKVATGIGAGIISGGVLQRGAQGTAGDLGHVRVAAGGDTPCRCGNTGCLEAVASGPALAAALGGPARTGLTGSQDVIDLVRSGDATALQAIRQAGRDIGDVVAMCVNLINPSVVVIGGSLAQAGEHLLAGIREVVYTRSLPLATEHLRIVPSVSGQSAGVAGAAVLAISHVLSPEAIDAASAGG; encoded by the coding sequence CTGACGAGCCACGGCGGTCCGCGCCCGCGGACGCCCATCCCGCCGTCGGGCGCCAGTGAGATCTTCCAGGTCCTGCGCGACGGTCGGCCCCGCACGCGCGCCGAGCTCGCCCAGATCACGGGCCTCGCCCGCTCCACGGTCGCCGCCCGGGTGGACATCCTCATGGGACTCGGCCTCGTGTCACCCCTCGGCGGTGCCGCCTCCACCGGGGGCAGGCCGCCGTCCCTGTTCGCGCTCAACCCCTCGGCACGCGTGGTGATCGGCGCGGACCTCGGGGCCACCCACGCCGTCGTCATCCTGACGGACCTGGCCGGCGAGGAGCTCGCGCGGGAACGGCAGGACATCAGCATCGCGGACGGGCCCGACGCCGTCCTCGGCTGGCTCGTCTCGGCGATCGACCGGCTCCTGCGGTCGGCGGACCGCGGCGCGGGGGACCTCGCCGCCATCGGCATCGGCCTGCCCGGTCCGGTGGAGCACGACTCCGGGCGCCCGATCAACCCGCCGATCATGCCGGGCTGGGACAGGTTCGACGTGCCGGGGCTCGTCCGGGCGAGCTTCGACGTCCCCGTCCTCGTGGACAACGACGTCAACATCATGGCGCTGGGCGATCAGAGCAGCAACTGGCCGGACGTGGGTGACCTCATGTTCATCAAGGTGGCGACCGGCATCGGCGCCGGCATCATCTCGGGCGGCGTGCTGCAGCGCGGGGCGCAGGGCACGGCGGGCGATCTGGGGCATGTCCGGGTCGCTGCCGGGGGAGACACCCCGTGCCGGTGCGGGAACACCGGGTGCCTCGAGGCCGTGGCCAGCGGTCCGGCGCTCGCGGCCGCGCTCGGCGGACCCGCCCGGACGGGCCTCACCGGCAGCCAGGACGTGATCGACCTGGTGCGTTCCGGGGATGCCACGGCACTCCAGGCCATCCGGCAGGCGGGTCGGGACATCGGTGATGTGGTGGCGATGTGCGTGAATCTCATCAACCCCTCGGTCGTCGTGATCGGCGGTTCCCTCGCCCAGGCCGGCGAACACCTGCTCGCCGGGATCCGCGAGGTCGTGTACACGCGGTCGCTGCCACTGGCCACGGAGCACCTGCGGATCGTGCCGTCGGTATCCGGCCAGAGCGCGGGTGTGGCGGGCGCGGCGGTCCTGGCCATCTCCCATGTCCTCTCCCCGGAGGCGATCGACGCGGCGAGTGCCGGCGGGTGA
- the fbaA gene encoding class II fructose-bisphosphate aldolase, which produces MPIATPDVYAEMIDRAKSGGFAFPAVNVTSSQTLNAAMRGFAEAGSDGIVQVSTGGAAYWSGASVKDMVAGSLGFAAFAKEVAKNYDVNIALHTDHCPKDKLDDFVLPLLAASEEAVKNGRDPIFNSHMWDGSAETLEENLRIAREILPRAAAAKIILEVEIGTVGGEEDGVENAINDKLYTTVEDALATIDALGAGEHGRYITALTFGNVHGVYKPGGVKLRPEILKEIQDKVGQKLGKDKPFDLVFHGGSGSSDQEIADAVSYGVIKMNIDTDTQYAFTRPVADHMLRNYDGVLKVDGEVGNKKTYDPRVWGAAAEAGLAARVVEAATALGSAGKKL; this is translated from the coding sequence ATGCCTATAGCAACCCCTGATGTTTACGCCGAGATGATCGACCGCGCGAAGTCGGGCGGCTTCGCGTTCCCGGCCGTGAACGTGACCTCCTCGCAGACCCTCAACGCAGCGATGCGCGGCTTCGCCGAGGCGGGCTCCGACGGCATCGTGCAGGTCTCCACGGGCGGTGCGGCGTACTGGTCCGGCGCGAGCGTCAAGGACATGGTCGCCGGTTCGCTCGGCTTCGCGGCCTTCGCCAAGGAGGTCGCGAAGAACTACGACGTCAACATCGCCCTCCACACCGACCACTGCCCGAAGGACAAGCTCGACGACTTCGTGCTGCCCCTGCTCGCCGCGTCCGAGGAGGCCGTGAAGAACGGCCGTGACCCCATCTTCAACTCGCACATGTGGGACGGTTCGGCGGAGACCCTCGAGGAGAACCTGCGGATCGCCCGCGAGATCCTTCCCCGCGCGGCAGCCGCGAAGATCATCCTCGAGGTCGAGATCGGCACCGTCGGCGGCGAGGAGGACGGCGTGGAGAACGCCATCAACGACAAGCTCTACACGACGGTCGAGGACGCCCTCGCGACCATCGACGCCCTCGGCGCCGGTGAGCACGGCCGCTACATCACCGCCCTGACCTTCGGGAACGTGCACGGCGTGTACAAGCCCGGCGGCGTGAAGCTGCGCCCGGAGATCCTCAAGGAGATCCAGGACAAGGTGGGCCAGAAGCTCGGCAAGGACAAGCCGTTCGACCTCGTCTTCCACGGCGGCTCCGGCTCCTCGGACCAGGAGATCGCCGACGCCGTCTCCTACGGCGTCATCAAGATGAACATCGACACCGACACCCAGTACGCGTTCACGCGCCCGGTCGCGGACCACATGCTCCGCAACTACGACGGCGTCCTGAAGGTCGACGGCGAGGTCGGCAACAAGAAGACCTACGACCCCCGCGTCTGGGGTGCCGCGGCCGAGGCGGGCCTCGCGGCACGCGTCGTCGAGGCCGCAACCGCCCTCGGCTCCGCCGGCAAGAAGCTCTAG
- a CDS encoding TrmH family RNA methyltransferase, whose amino-acid sequence MPEIPDPIDAIDDPAHGTPAPTVGVGPWAGEAPDGEHWDRDLLAAGDTRNVVDAYRYWTHEAIVADLDERRHGFHVAIENWQHDLNIGSVVRTANAFLAREVHIIGRRRWNRRGAMVTDRYQHIRHHPTVADFTAWAASEGLAVIGIDNFPDSVPLETYDLPEKCVLVFGQEGPGLTPEVHDAAEATLSIAQFGSTRSINASAAAAIAMHGWVRRHVFGQPV is encoded by the coding sequence CTGCCGGAGATACCCGACCCCATCGATGCGATCGACGACCCCGCCCACGGGACACCCGCCCCGACCGTCGGCGTGGGCCCGTGGGCGGGTGAGGCGCCCGATGGCGAGCACTGGGACCGTGACCTGCTGGCCGCCGGCGACACCCGCAACGTCGTCGACGCCTACCGGTACTGGACGCACGAGGCGATCGTGGCGGACCTCGACGAGCGGCGGCACGGCTTCCACGTGGCCATCGAGAACTGGCAGCACGACCTCAACATCGGCTCCGTGGTGCGGACGGCCAACGCCTTCCTCGCCCGGGAGGTCCACATCATCGGACGACGCCGGTGGAACCGGCGCGGCGCGATGGTCACCGACCGCTACCAGCACATCCGCCACCACCCCACCGTGGCGGACTTCACCGCCTGGGCGGCGTCCGAGGGGCTGGCCGTGATCGGGATCGACAACTTCCCGGACTCCGTGCCCCTGGAGACCTACGACCTCCCGGAGAAGTGCGTGCTCGTGTTCGGGCAGGAGGGGCCCGGCCTCACCCCGGAGGTCCACGACGCGGCGGAGGCCACCCTCTCGATCGCGCAGTTCGGGTCCACGCGGTCCATCAACGCGTCCGCGGCCGCCGCGATCGCCATGCACGGCTGGGTGCGCCGGCACGTGTTCGGCCAGCCCGTCTGA
- a CDS encoding DUF559 domain-containing protein: MDAIVALRRAGSVARTGRLLQQGVTRRQVAALIRSGVVIRPCRGVVALPDAPEDTVTAVLHGARLTCASAARHYGLWLLHPPGALHLASHAREDERHTHHHRPLSVPVHPHLPLVGRVDALLHALHCLPAIDAAVMVESSLRRGDTTRAFLLERLRGNRNGPARAALDLVTGTGESALEVVARVLFLAAGLGVETQVQLDGVGRVDFLLEGFLVVEVDGDAYHSDRAARRRDRGRNNMTVVGGYLVLRYGYEDIMFHRQDVLAQVLAVLGGRPIR, translated from the coding sequence ATGGATGCCATCGTCGCCCTGCGTCGCGCGGGGTCGGTCGCCAGGACCGGCCGGCTGCTCCAGCAAGGGGTCACCCGCCGGCAGGTCGCGGCTCTGATCCGGTCAGGGGTCGTCATCAGGCCGTGCCGTGGAGTCGTCGCCCTGCCCGACGCACCGGAGGATACCGTCACCGCAGTGCTCCACGGCGCCAGGCTCACCTGCGCCTCGGCGGCACGGCACTACGGGCTCTGGCTCCTGCATCCACCCGGCGCCCTTCATCTGGCCTCGCACGCCCGCGAGGACGAGCGCCACACGCATCACCACCGGCCGCTGTCGGTGCCGGTGCACCCGCACCTGCCGCTGGTGGGCAGGGTCGACGCCCTGCTCCATGCCCTGCACTGCCTTCCGGCGATCGACGCGGCCGTGATGGTCGAGAGCTCCCTGCGGCGCGGAGACACCACGCGGGCCTTCCTGCTCGAGCGCCTCCGCGGCAACCGCAACGGACCGGCGCGCGCCGCACTGGACCTCGTCACAGGGACGGGCGAGTCGGCTCTCGAGGTGGTGGCGCGCGTCCTCTTCCTGGCGGCGGGTCTCGGCGTCGAGACGCAGGTCCAGCTCGACGGCGTGGGCCGCGTGGATTTCCTCCTGGAGGGCTTCCTCGTGGTGGAGGTCGACGGCGATGCGTACCACTCGGACCGGGCGGCCCGCCGACGGGACAGGGGCCGCAACAACATGACCGTCGTCGGAGGCTACCTGGTGCTCCGGTACGGCTACGAGGACATCATGTTCCACCGCCAGGACGTGCTCGCCCAGGTCCTCGCGGTGCTGGGCGGGCGTCCGATCCGGTGA
- a CDS encoding HAD-IIA family hydrolase has protein sequence MRENEHIECWLTDMDGVLVHENQAIPGAAELLERWVATSKRFLVLTNNSIYTPRDLAARLKASGLEIPEENLWTSALATAQFLRDQLPGGRAYVIGEAGLTTALHEAGFVLTDTNPDYVVLGETRTYSFEAITKAVRLILDGARFIATNPDVTGPSKEGPLPATGAIAAMITAATSRDPYIVGKPNPMMFRSAMNRIDAHSETTAMIGDRMDTDIIAGMEAGLHTVLVLSGITQPEDIDAYPFRPAQICSSVAELIDQV, from the coding sequence ATGCGCGAGAACGAACACATCGAGTGCTGGCTCACGGACATGGACGGCGTCCTGGTGCACGAGAACCAGGCCATCCCCGGCGCGGCCGAGCTGCTCGAACGGTGGGTGGCCACCTCGAAGCGCTTCCTCGTCCTGACGAACAACTCGATCTACACGCCGCGCGATCTCGCCGCACGCCTCAAGGCGTCAGGGCTCGAGATCCCGGAGGAGAACCTGTGGACGTCGGCGCTGGCCACGGCGCAGTTCCTGCGGGACCAGCTGCCGGGCGGGCGGGCCTACGTGATCGGCGAGGCGGGGCTGACGACGGCGCTGCACGAGGCCGGCTTCGTCCTCACCGACACGAATCCCGACTACGTGGTGCTCGGCGAGACCCGCACCTACTCGTTCGAGGCGATCACCAAGGCCGTCCGCCTCATCCTCGACGGCGCGCGGTTCATCGCCACCAACCCGGATGTCACCGGCCCCTCGAAGGAGGGCCCGCTGCCCGCGACGGGCGCCATCGCGGCCATGATCACGGCCGCGACGAGCCGCGACCCGTACATCGTGGGCAAGCCCAACCCGATGATGTTCCGTTCCGCGATGAACCGGATCGACGCGCACTCCGAGACGACGGCGATGATCGGCGACCGCATGGACACCGACATCATCGCCGGCATGGAGGCGGGACTGCACACGGTCCTGGTGCTCAGCGGCATCACCCAGCCGGAGGACATCGACGCCTACCCCTTCCGGCCGGCGCAGATCTGCAGCTCGGTGGCGGAACTGATCGACCAGGTCTGA
- a CDS encoding adenylosuccinate synthase, with protein MPAIVIVGAQWGDEGKGKATDLLGGRVDYVVKPNGGNNAGHTVVVNGEKYELKLLPAGILSPNAVPIIGNGCVINLEALFEEIDGLEARGADTSKLRVSANAHLVAPYHQVLDKVTERFLGKRAIGTTGRGIGPAYMDKVARLGLRVQDVFDESILRQKVEGSLKQKNELLVKVYNRRDVEVEEVVSYFLSFADRLRPLVIDSTFVLNEALDAGKVVLMEGGQATFLDVDHGTYPFVTSSNPTAGGASVGSGIGPTRISRSIGIIKAYTTRVGAGPFPTELFDEMGTYLQKTGGEFGVNTGRPRRCGWYDAVLARHASRVNGFTDYFVTKLDVLTGIESIPVCVAYDVDGVRHDEMPMTQTEFHHAKPIFEYFDGWTEDITGARAIEDLPDNAQTYVRALEKLSGTRFSAIGVGPDRDQTIVVNDLIN; from the coding sequence ATGCCAGCAATCGTCATTGTCGGAGCCCAATGGGGCGACGAGGGTAAGGGCAAGGCCACTGACCTGCTGGGCGGCCGGGTCGACTACGTCGTGAAGCCGAACGGCGGCAACAACGCCGGGCACACCGTGGTGGTCAACGGCGAGAAGTACGAGCTGAAGCTCCTTCCCGCCGGCATCCTCAGCCCGAACGCCGTGCCGATCATCGGCAACGGCTGCGTCATCAACCTCGAGGCGCTGTTCGAGGAGATCGACGGCCTCGAGGCCCGCGGCGCGGACACCTCGAAGCTGCGCGTCTCCGCCAACGCCCACCTCGTGGCGCCGTACCACCAGGTCCTCGACAAGGTCACCGAGCGTTTCCTCGGCAAGCGCGCGATCGGCACCACGGGCCGCGGCATCGGCCCGGCCTACATGGACAAGGTGGCCCGCCTGGGCCTCCGCGTCCAGGACGTCTTCGACGAGTCGATCCTCCGCCAGAAGGTCGAGGGTTCGCTCAAGCAGAAGAACGAACTGCTGGTCAAGGTCTACAACCGCCGCGACGTCGAGGTGGAGGAGGTCGTCTCCTACTTCCTCTCCTTCGCCGACCGCCTGCGCCCCCTCGTCATCGACTCCACGTTCGTGCTCAACGAGGCGCTCGACGCCGGCAAGGTGGTCCTCATGGAGGGCGGCCAGGCGACCTTCCTGGACGTCGACCACGGCACCTACCCGTTCGTGACGTCGTCGAACCCCACCGCCGGCGGCGCGTCCGTCGGCTCGGGCATCGGCCCCACGCGCATCTCCCGCTCGATCGGCATCATCAAGGCGTACACCACCCGCGTGGGTGCGGGGCCGTTCCCCACGGAGCTCTTCGACGAGATGGGCACGTACCTGCAGAAGACCGGCGGCGAGTTCGGCGTCAACACGGGCCGGCCCCGCCGGTGCGGCTGGTACGACGCCGTGCTGGCGCGCCACGCGTCGCGCGTCAACGGCTTCACGGACTACTTCGTGACGAAGCTCGACGTCCTCACGGGGATCGAGAGCATCCCGGTGTGCGTCGCGTACGACGTGGACGGCGTCCGGCACGACGAGATGCCCATGACGCAGACCGAGTTCCACCACGCCAAGCCGATCTTCGAGTACTTCGACGGCTGGACCGAGGACATCACGGGCGCCCGGGCCATCGAGGACCTGCCCGACAACGCGCAGACCTACGTGCGCGCCCTCGAGAAGCTGTCGGGGACCCGGTTCTCGGCCATCGGCGTCGGCCCGGACCGCGACCAGACCATCGTGGTCAACGACCTCATCAACTGA
- a CDS encoding SurA N-terminal domain-containing protein, with amino-acid sequence MTIKGTILGRRLIAAAFVGSIAVLGGCGAAGDEPEGAAASSSAPAPDESAAAQPEPDLEGLPDVVAVVNGTEIKKDEFTTAYEGQFPQAAAQAQAGGQEVDQDLLKTTVADNLVSTELLRQEADERGIEATPEARAAAIENLLETSQLGSEEELRAAFAEQGLDDAEFDSQLSDQVKLDALLEEEAGDTTPTDEEIQEAYDAATAQQEAGGATASPLPPLDEVRDEIEEQLKGGKTSAAAEALIAQLREGADITVNL; translated from the coding sequence ATGACCATCAAGGGAACAATCCTGGGCCGGCGCCTCATCGCAGCCGCGTTCGTCGGCTCCATCGCGGTCCTCGGCGGGTGTGGTGCCGCGGGCGACGAGCCGGAGGGCGCGGCCGCATCGAGCTCGGCGCCCGCACCGGACGAGTCGGCCGCCGCCCAGCCGGAGCCGGACCTCGAGGGCCTCCCCGACGTCGTCGCCGTCGTCAACGGCACCGAGATCAAGAAGGACGAGTTCACCACGGCCTACGAGGGCCAGTTCCCGCAGGCGGCCGCCCAGGCGCAGGCCGGCGGCCAGGAGGTGGACCAGGACCTCCTGAAGACGACCGTCGCGGACAACCTCGTGAGCACCGAACTGCTGCGGCAGGAGGCGGACGAGCGCGGCATCGAGGCCACGCCCGAAGCCCGGGCCGCGGCGATCGAGAACCTGCTGGAGACCAGCCAGCTGGGTTCCGAGGAGGAGTTGCGCGCCGCCTTCGCCGAGCAGGGGCTCGACGACGCCGAGTTCGACTCCCAGCTCTCCGACCAGGTGAAACTCGACGCGCTCCTCGAGGAGGAGGCCGGCGACACGACACCCACCGACGAGGAGATCCAGGAGGCCTACGACGCCGCGACGGCCCAGCAGGAGGCCGGTGGGGCCACCGCGTCGCCGCTGCCCCCGCTCGACGAGGTGCGCGACGAGATCGAGGAGCAGCTCAAGGGCGGCAAGACGTCCGCGGCCGCCGAGGCCCTGATCGCGCAGCTGCGTGAGGGCGCGGACATCACCGTCAACCTGTAG
- a CDS encoding DUF3151 domain-containing protein produces MSDEFRKNLLGPEPTLLPEEPDVVARLAAGDEAVDLAAAHPTSSLVWAVLADEAYAEGRTIESYAYARTGYHRGLDALRRSGWRGTGPIPYSHEPNRGFLRALFALGRAAASIGEIEEAERIAAFLRESDPEASAQLAG; encoded by the coding sequence GTGTCGGACGAATTCCGCAAGAACCTGCTGGGCCCCGAGCCCACCCTCCTGCCCGAGGAACCCGACGTCGTCGCGCGCCTCGCTGCGGGCGACGAGGCCGTGGACCTCGCCGCCGCGCACCCGACGTCGTCGCTCGTATGGGCCGTCCTCGCGGACGAGGCGTACGCGGAGGGCCGGACCATCGAGTCCTACGCCTACGCGCGCACCGGCTACCACCGCGGCCTCGACGCGCTGCGGCGCAGCGGTTGGCGCGGGACCGGGCCCATCCCGTACTCGCACGAGCCGAACCGGGGCTTCCTCCGGGCCCTCTTCGCCCTCGGCCGGGCCGCGGCCTCCATCGGCGAGATCGAGGAGGCCGAGCGGATCGCGGCGTTCCTCAGGGAATCGGACCCGGAAGCCAGCGCCCAGCTCGCCGGCTGA
- a CDS encoding DUF427 domain-containing protein translates to MKRQRVQPGPGQESVWDYPRPPRVERTTARIEVRFGGKLIIGTDDAVRVLETSHPPVYYLPIDAFAPGVLVPVDGTTQCEFKGAASYFDVVAGTARSPRGAWTYPTPVRGYEDLVTRAALYPSRMDECTVDGERVQSQEGDFYGGWITAAIVGPFKGGAGTWGW, encoded by the coding sequence GTGAAGAGACAGCGCGTGCAGCCCGGCCCCGGCCAGGAGTCCGTGTGGGACTACCCGAGGCCGCCGCGGGTGGAGCGGACGACGGCGAGGATCGAGGTGCGGTTCGGCGGAAAGCTGATCATCGGCACGGACGACGCCGTCCGGGTCCTGGAGACGAGCCACCCGCCGGTCTACTACCTGCCGATCGACGCGTTCGCACCCGGGGTCCTGGTGCCCGTCGACGGCACCACGCAGTGCGAGTTCAAGGGTGCCGCGAGCTATTTCGACGTCGTCGCCGGGACCGCCCGCAGCCCGCGCGGCGCCTGGACCTATCCCACCCCGGTGCGCGGGTACGAGGACCTGGTTACGCGCGCGGCGCTCTACCCCTCGCGGATGGACGAATGCACCGTGGACGGCGAGCGGGTGCAGTCCCAGGAGGGCGATTTCTACGGCGGGTGGATCACCGCGGCGATCGTCGGCCCGTTCAAGGGCGGCGCGGGGACCTGGGGCTGGTAG
- the pyrE gene encoding orotate phosphoribosyltransferase, giving the protein MTAETAPTADRSRLLELIRELAVVHERVTLSSGVEADYYIDLRRITLHHEASVLVGRVMLQLLDDAGIAFEASGGLTMGADPVGTAVMHAAARAGRPIDAFVVRKTQKTHGMARQVEGPDVSGRPVVVLEDTSTTGGSALTAVEGVRRAGGDVRAVAVIVDRDTGSKERIESEAGVPYLFAFGKDELGLA; this is encoded by the coding sequence ATGACCGCCGAGACCGCGCCGACCGCCGACCGCTCCCGCCTCCTGGAGCTCATCAGGGAACTCGCCGTGGTCCACGAGCGCGTCACGCTCTCGAGCGGGGTCGAGGCCGACTACTACATCGATCTCCGCCGTATCACGCTGCACCACGAGGCCTCCGTGCTCGTGGGCCGCGTCATGCTGCAACTGCTCGACGACGCCGGCATCGCGTTCGAGGCCTCCGGCGGACTGACGATGGGCGCCGATCCGGTGGGCACCGCCGTGATGCACGCCGCCGCCCGGGCAGGCCGTCCGATCGACGCCTTCGTGGTCCGCAAGACCCAGAAGACCCACGGCATGGCGCGCCAGGTGGAGGGGCCGGACGTGTCCGGACGCCCCGTCGTCGTGCTCGAGGACACCTCGACCACCGGCGGATCCGCGCTCACCGCCGTCGAGGGTGTGCGCCGCGCAGGCGGTGACGTGCGCGCCGTCGCCGTGATCGTGGACCGCGACACCGGGTCGAAGGAGCGCATCGAGTCCGAGGCCGGGGTGCCCTACCTCTTCGCCTTCGGCAAGGACGAGCTGGGCCTCGCCTGA
- a CDS encoding helix-turn-helix domain-containing protein produces MSMATNVSTSDLYTVAEVAAMMRVSKMTVYRLVQAGTIHSIRFGRSYRVPQSAVREYIASTNSGSDYSI; encoded by the coding sequence GTGAGCATGGCTACGAACGTGAGTACCAGCGACCTGTACACGGTGGCGGAGGTCGCTGCCATGATGCGGGTATCGAAGATGACCGTCTACCGCCTGGTGCAGGCCGGGACGATCCACAGCATCCGGTTCGGGCGCTCCTACCGGGTGCCGCAGAGCGCGGTGCGCGAGTACATCGCCTCGACGAACTCGGGGTCCGACTACTCCATCTGA
- a CDS encoding oxygenase MpaB family protein, with protein sequence MRGLARFFPPAPAPGDAGDAGLFGPGSTAWRIARERLVMAGGPAALLLQVAHPLVGEGVRAHSDFTTDPLRRLRGTLDAVLTVTFGDRAQVRAAAGHVARKHRPVTGTLVRSSASVPAGTPYSATDPGLALWVFATLVWTALQVRDRFLRPTTAEECDAYYRDMTQLAHLFGVTDAVLPEDYRGLERYVARQFRETLDAGPAARLIARQILAPEPPIIPAPLRPLPSILAAGLLPARLREAYGLPWRRRERVVFAVLRRTTRLVVPVLPGNVRYWPHYRVARDRVQTER encoded by the coding sequence ATGAGGGGCCTTGCCCGGTTCTTCCCGCCCGCGCCCGCTCCCGGGGACGCCGGGGACGCCGGTCTCTTCGGACCGGGCTCGACGGCGTGGCGCATCGCACGTGAGCGCCTCGTCATGGCGGGCGGGCCGGCGGCGCTCCTGCTGCAGGTGGCGCACCCGCTCGTCGGCGAGGGCGTGCGTGCCCACAGTGACTTCACCACCGATCCCCTCCGGCGACTGCGGGGAACGCTCGACGCCGTCCTGACGGTGACGTTCGGGGACCGGGCGCAGGTACGCGCTGCCGCAGGACATGTGGCGCGGAAGCACCGCCCGGTCACGGGGACGCTGGTCCGTTCCAGCGCATCGGTGCCCGCCGGCACCCCGTACAGCGCCACCGATCCCGGGCTCGCGCTCTGGGTGTTCGCGACCCTCGTGTGGACGGCCCTCCAGGTGAGGGACCGCTTCCTGCGCCCCACGACGGCGGAGGAATGCGACGCCTACTACCGGGACATGACACAGCTGGCCCACCTCTTCGGCGTGACGGACGCCGTGCTGCCCGAGGACTACCGCGGCCTCGAACGCTACGTCGCCCGGCAGTTCCGGGAAACGCTCGACGCCGGTCCCGCGGCCCGCCTGATCGCCCGGCAGATCCTCGCACCGGAACCGCCGATCATCCCGGCGCCGCTCCGGCCGCTGCCCTCCATCCTGGCGGCGGGCCTCCTGCCCGCGCGGCTCCGGGAGGCGTACGGCCTCCCGTGGCGGCGTCGCGAGCGGGTGGTGTTCGCCGTCCTCCGCCGGACCACCCGGCTCGTGGTGCCCGTGCTCCCCGGGAACGTCCGCTACTGGCCGCACTACCGGGTGGCCCGGGACCGGGTGCAGACCGAACGCTGA